A window of the Streptococcus sp. 116-D4 genome harbors these coding sequences:
- a CDS encoding threonine/serine exporter family protein, translating into MTLTTFLLQAVASLLAIITFLIVLNVQRSMLLPSGILGMSVWLIYLLLKEPTNVIVATFIAAVIGSCVSQILSIFYKTPAVVFILAILAPLVPGYLSYRTTAFFVTGDYNHAIANATLVVMLALVISIGMASGTVILRLYTYLRNQHKS; encoded by the coding sequence ATGACACTAACAACCTTTTTATTACAAGCCGTAGCAAGTCTTCTTGCTATTATCACTTTTTTAATTGTACTCAATGTTCAACGGTCCATGCTCTTACCTAGTGGGATTTTAGGCATGTCTGTCTGGCTGATTTATCTCTTGCTCAAGGAACCAACCAATGTCATCGTAGCAACCTTCATTGCGGCCGTTATTGGTTCATGTGTCAGCCAGATTTTGAGTATTTTTTATAAGACGCCTGCTGTGGTCTTTATCTTGGCCATCTTGGCACCTCTGGTTCCGGGTTATCTTTCTTATCGGACAACTGCCTTTTTTGTGACAGGGGATTACAATCATGCCATTGCTAATGCTACCTTAGTTGTCATGTTGGCTCTGGTAATCTCTATTGGAATGGCTAGCGGAACAGTGATTCTCAGACTTTATACCTACTTAAGAAACCAGCATAAAAGTTAG
- the scrK gene encoding fructokinase ScrK, with the protein MTKLYGSLEAGGTKFVCAVGDENFNVVEKTQFPTTTPIETIDKTIEFFSKFDNLAGLAVGSFGPIDIDKNSKTYGFITTTPKPNWANVDLLGALRRALNVPMYFTTDVNSSAYGEVVARNNAGGRIENLVYYTIGTGIGAGVIQRGEFIGGVGHPEMGHYYVARHPMDIEKEFNGVCPFHKGCLEGYAAGPSLEARTGVRGENIELNNPVWDVQAYYIAQAAVNATVTFRPDVIVFGGGVMAQQHMLDRVREKFTALLNGYLPVPDVRDYIVTPAVAGNGSATLGNFVLAKEVSK; encoded by the coding sequence ATGACAAAATTATATGGAAGCTTGGAAGCGGGCGGTACAAAGTTTGTCTGTGCTGTCGGTGATGAAAACTTTAACGTTGTAGAAAAAACACAATTTCCAACAACAACTCCAATCGAAACAATCGATAAAACCATTGAGTTCTTCTCAAAATTCGACAACCTTGCTGGTCTTGCAGTTGGTTCATTTGGTCCCATTGATATTGATAAAAACTCAAAAACCTATGGCTTTATCACGACAACTCCAAAACCAAACTGGGCAAATGTGGATTTGCTTGGTGCCCTTCGTCGCGCCCTAAACGTGCCAATGTACTTCACTACAGACGTAAACAGCTCTGCTTATGGTGAAGTGGTTGCCCGTAATAATGCTGGTGGCCGTATCGAAAACTTGGTTTACTATACAATCGGTACAGGTATCGGTGCAGGCGTTATCCAACGTGGCGAGTTTATTGGCGGTGTTGGTCACCCTGAGATGGGTCATTATTATGTGGCTAGACACCCAATGGATATTGAAAAAGAATTCAACGGTGTTTGTCCATTCCACAAAGGCTGTTTGGAAGGCTATGCAGCTGGTCCAAGTTTGGAAGCTCGTACAGGTGTTCGTGGGGAAAATATTGAACTCAACAACCCTGTTTGGGATGTTCAAGCCTACTATATCGCTCAAGCTGCGGTTAATGCGACAGTGACTTTTCGCCCAGACGTGATTGTCTTTGGTGGAGGAGTCATGGCTCAACAACACATGCTGGACCGTGTCCGTGAGAAATTTACAGCTCTTCTCAACGGTTACCTACCAGTACCAGATGTGCGTGATTACATTGTAACGCCAGCAGTCGCAGGAAATGGTTCTGCCACACTTGGGAATTTTGTTCTTGCAAAAGAAGTTTCAAAATAA
- a CDS encoding hydroxymethylglutaryl-CoA reductase, degradative: MKISWNGFSKKSYQERLELLKAQALLNPVRQASLEQDEQMSVTVADQLSENVVGTFSLPYSLVPEVLVNGQEYTVPYVTEEPSVVAAASYASKIIKRAGGFTAQVHQRQMIGQVALYQVANPEKAQEKIANKKAELLELANQAYPSIVKRGGGAHDLHVKQIKGETDFLAVYLHVDTQEAMGANMLNTMLEALKPVLEELSQGQSLMGILSNYATDSLVTASCRIAFRYLSRQKDQGREIAEKIALASQFAQADPYRAATHNKGIFNGIDAILIATGNDWRAIEAGAHAFASRDGHYQGLSSWRLDLETEELVGQMTLPMPVATKGGSIGLNPRVALSHELLGNPSAKELAQLIVSVGLAQNFAALKALVSTGIQQGHMKLQAKSLALLAGASESEVAPLVERLIADKTFNLETAQRYLENLRS; the protein is encoded by the coding sequence ATGAAGATAAGTTGGAATGGATTTTCTAAAAAATCATACCAAGAGCGCCTCGAGTTGTTAAAAGCTCAGGCGCTCCTTAATCCTGTGAGACAAGCGAGTTTGGAGCAGGATGAACAGATGAGTGTGACGGTGGCAGACCAGCTGAGTGAGAATGTAGTGGGAACTTTTTCTCTGCCTTATTCGCTAGTCCCAGAGGTTCTCGTTAACGGTCAAGAATACACAGTTCCCTATGTGACAGAAGAACCCTCTGTGGTTGCTGCGGCCAGCTATGCCAGTAAAATCATTAAGCGTGCAGGCGGTTTTACTGCACAAGTCCATCAGCGCCAGATGATTGGTCAGGTAGCTCTTTATCAAGTTGCTAATCCTGAAAAAGCACAAGAGAAGATTGCAAACAAAAAGGCTGAGCTCTTGGAACTTGCCAATCAAGCCTATCCTTCCATTGTTAAACGCGGGGGCGGGGCGCATGATTTGCATGTCAAGCAGATCAAAGGTGAAACAGACTTTCTCGCTGTTTATCTCCATGTCGATACCCAGGAAGCCATGGGAGCCAATATGCTCAACACCATGCTGGAAGCCTTGAAACCAGTCTTAGAAGAACTCAGCCAGGGACAGAGTCTCATGGGAATCCTATCTAATTACGCAACCGATTCTCTGGTGACGGCAAGCTGTCGCATCGCCTTTCGCTACTTGAGCCGTCAAAAGGATCAAGGAAGAGAAATTGCGGAGAAAATTGCTTTGGCTAGTCAGTTTGCTCAGGCTGATCCCTACCGAGCAGCTACTCATAATAAAGGGATTTTTAACGGCATTGATGCTATTTTAATTGCCACAGGTAATGACTGGCGTGCTATCGAAGCTGGGGCCCATGCCTTTGCCAGTCGAGATGGACATTATCAAGGTCTTAGCTCTTGGCGTCTAGACTTGGAGACAGAAGAATTAGTTGGTCAAATGACTCTTCCTATGCCTGTAGCAACCAAGGGTGGTTCTATCGGTCTCAACCCGCGTGTAGCCCTCAGTCATGAATTACTGGGAAATCCTTCTGCCAAAGAATTGGCCCAGCTTATCGTTTCTGTTGGGCTGGCACAAAACTTTGCGGCCCTGAAAGCCTTGGTCAGTACAGGCATCCAGCAAGGCCACATGAAATTGCAGGCCAAATCCTTAGCTCTCCTAGCAGGTGCTAGTGAATCCGAGGTAGCTCCCCTAGTTGAGCGCCTCATCGCAGATAAAACCTTTAACTTAGAAACTGCCCAGCGTTATCTAGAAAACTTAAGATCATAA
- a CDS encoding sucrose-6-phosphate hydrolase — protein sequence MEWTTERRYRLYQDWTQEEIQHIKKNMAQSPWHTHYHVEPKTGLLNDPNGFSYFDGKWILFYQNFPFGAAHGLKSWVQLESEDLVHFTETGVKVLPDTPLDSHGAYSGSAMQFGDNLFLFYTGNVRDENWIRHPYQIGALMDKDGKITKIDKILIDQPADSTDHFRDPQIFNFKGQYYAIVGGQDLEKKGFVRLYKAVDNDYTNWQAVGNLDFANDRTAYMMECPNLVFVGEQPVLLYCPQGLDKNVLDYDNIFPNMYKIGASFDPENAKMVDVSQLQNMDYGFEAYATQAFNAPDGRALAVSWLGLPDISYPSDRFDHQGTFSLVKELTIKDGKLYQYPVAAIKDLRATEEAFSNRAQTKNTYELELNLEANSQSEIVLLADKEGKGLSINFDLANGQVTVDRSHAGEQYAQEFGTTRSCPIDNQATTATIFIDNSVFEIFINKGEKVFSGRVFPHADQNGILIKSGNLTGTYYELDYGRKTN from the coding sequence ATGGAATGGACAACTGAGCGTCGTTATAGACTTTATCAAGATTGGACGCAAGAAGAAATTCAACATATAAAGAAAAATATGGCACAATCTCCATGGCATACTCATTACCATGTTGAGCCAAAAACAGGACTTCTCAACGACCCAAATGGCTTTTCTTACTTTGATGGGAAGTGGATCCTCTTTTATCAGAACTTTCCTTTTGGTGCAGCCCACGGTTTGAAATCTTGGGTGCAATTGGAAAGCGAAGACTTGGTTCACTTCACAGAAACTGGTGTCAAAGTTTTGCCTGATACTCCATTAGATAGCCACGGTGCCTACTCTGGTTCTGCCATGCAGTTTGGCGATAACTTGTTCCTATTTTATACGGGAAATGTCCGTGATGAAAACTGGATTCGTCACCCTTACCAGATTGGTGCTTTGATGGATAAGGATGGTAAGATTACAAAGATTGACAAGATCTTGATTGACCAGCCAGCAGACTCTACTGATCACTTCCGTGATCCGCAAATTTTTAACTTCAAGGGCCAATACTATGCGATCGTCGGTGGACAGGACTTGGAGAAAAAAGGATTCGTCCGTCTCTACAAGGCTGTAGACAACGACTATACAAACTGGCAAGCAGTTGGCAACCTTGACTTTGCTAACGACCGTACTGCCTACATGATGGAATGCCCAAATCTGGTCTTTGTAGGGGAGCAACCTGTCCTCCTCTACTGCCCACAAGGATTGGATAAGAACGTTCTAGACTACGATAATATCTTTCCAAATATGTATAAGATTGGGGCTTCCTTTGACCCTGAAAATGCCAAAATGGTAGATGTGTCTCAACTTCAAAACATGGATTATGGTTTCGAAGCCTATGCAACTCAAGCCTTCAACGCTCCTGATGGGCGTGCTCTAGCTGTTAGCTGGCTTGGTTTGCCTGATATTTCATATCCATCTGACCGTTTTGACCACCAAGGAACCTTCTCTTTGGTCAAGGAACTCACTATCAAAGATGGCAAACTCTACCAATACCCAGTCGCAGCTATCAAGGACCTTCGTGCTACTGAAGAAGCCTTCTCAAACCGTGCTCAAACCAAGAACACTTACGAACTCGAACTCAACTTAGAAGCCAATAGTCAGAGCGAGATTGTTTTACTTGCTGACAAAGAAGGCAAGGGACTTTCCATCAACTTTGACCTTGCAAATGGTCAAGTGACAGTGGATCGTAGCCATGCTGGTGAACAGTATGCACAAGAATTTGGGACTACTCGTTCTTGCCCAATCGACAATCAGGCCACTACTGCTACGATTTTCATCGATAACTCTGTCTTTGAAATTTTCATCAACAAAGGAGAAAAAGTATTTTCTGGTCGTGTCTTCCCACATGCGGACCAAAATGGTATTCTCATCAAATCTGGAAACCTAACTGGAACTTACTATGAATTAGATTATGGTCGCAAAACTAACTGA
- a CDS encoding sucrose-specific PTS transporter subunit IIBC → MNNQEIAKKVIDALGGRENVNSVAHCATRLRVMVKDEGKINKEVIENLEKVQGAFFNSGQYQIIFGTGTVNKMYDEVVALGLPTSSKDDMKAEAAKQGNWFQRAIRTFGDVFVPIIPVIVATGLFMGVRGLLTALGMTLPQDVTTYTQILTDTAFIILPGLVVWSTFRVFGGNPAVGIVLGMMLVSGSLPNAWAVASGGEVTAMQFFGFIPVVGLQGSVLPAFIIGVVGAKFEKAVRKVVPDVLDLLVTPFVTLLVMSILGLFIIGPVFHVVENYILIGTKAILNLPFGLGGFLIGGVHQLIVVSGVHHIFNLLEVQLLAADHANPFNAIITAAMTAQGAATVAVGVKTKNPKLKTLAFPAALSAFLGITEPAIFGVNLRFRKPFFLSLIAGAIGGGLASILGLAGTGNGITIIPGTMLYIGNGQLPQYLLMVAVSFALGFALTYMFGYEDEAEVASETTTERLVDEAVTGTVVAPSEGVIQTPIVGDVVALADVNDPVFSSGAMGQGIAVKPSQDVVYAPADAEVTIVFPTGHAYGLKTANGAEILIHVGIDTVSMNGEGFDKKVSQGDKVKAGDVLGTFDSNKIAAAGLDDTTMVIVTNTADYASVAPVATGSVAKGDAVIEVKA, encoded by the coding sequence ATGAACAATCAGGAAATTGCAAAAAAAGTCATCGATGCCTTGGGCGGACGTGAAAATGTCAACAGTGTTGCCCACTGTGCGACTCGTCTACGTGTCATGGTCAAAGATGAAGGAAAAATCAATAAAGAAGTGATTGAGAACTTGGAAAAAGTTCAAGGTGCTTTCTTTAACTCAGGTCAATACCAAATCATCTTTGGTACAGGTACAGTTAACAAAATGTACGATGAAGTTGTTGCGCTTGGCTTGCCAACATCATCTAAAGATGACATGAAAGCAGAAGCTGCGAAACAAGGAAACTGGTTCCAACGTGCGATCCGTACTTTCGGTGACGTTTTCGTACCAATCATTCCAGTTATCGTAGCGACTGGTCTCTTCATGGGTGTTCGTGGTCTCTTGACTGCTCTCGGAATGACACTTCCACAAGATGTGACAACTTACACTCAAATCTTGACTGACACAGCCTTTATCATCTTGCCAGGATTGGTTGTTTGGTCAACCTTCCGTGTATTCGGTGGTAACCCAGCCGTTGGTATCGTCCTTGGTATGATGCTCGTATCTGGCTCACTTCCAAATGCCTGGGCTGTTGCTTCTGGTGGTGAAGTAACTGCAATGCAGTTCTTCGGATTTATCCCAGTTGTAGGTTTGCAAGGTTCAGTTCTTCCAGCCTTCATCATCGGGGTTGTCGGAGCTAAATTTGAAAAAGCTGTTCGTAAAGTTGTTCCAGACGTTCTTGACCTCTTGGTGACACCATTCGTAACACTTTTGGTTATGTCAATTCTTGGTTTGTTTATTATCGGACCAGTCTTCCACGTTGTTGAAAACTACATTCTCATTGGAACTAAAGCAATTCTTAACTTGCCATTCGGACTAGGTGGTTTCTTGATTGGTGGAGTTCACCAATTAATCGTCGTATCAGGTGTTCACCACATCTTCAACTTGCTTGAAGTTCAATTGCTTGCTGCTGACCATGCTAACCCATTCAACGCTATCATCACAGCTGCCATGACTGCTCAAGGTGCTGCGACAGTAGCCGTTGGTGTGAAAACTAAAAATCCTAAACTTAAAACACTTGCTTTCCCTGCTGCTCTTTCTGCCTTCCTTGGTATTACAGAGCCTGCTATCTTCGGGGTTAACTTGCGTTTCCGTAAACCATTCTTCCTTTCATTGATCGCTGGTGCTATCGGTGGTGGATTGGCATCTATCCTTGGTCTTGCTGGTACTGGTAATGGTATCACTATCATCCCAGGTACAATGCTCTACATTGGTAACGGACAACTTCCACAATACCTTCTTATGGTAGCTGTATCATTTGCTCTTGGTTTTGCTCTTACTTACATGTTTGGTTATGAAGATGAAGCAGAAGTAGCTTCAGAAACTACAACTGAACGTTTGGTTGACGAAGCGGTAACTGGTACTGTTGTTGCTCCTAGCGAAGGTGTCATCCAAACTCCAATCGTTGGTGACGTTGTAGCTCTTGCTGATGTGAACGACCCAGTTTTCTCAAGTGGAGCTATGGGACAAGGAATCGCTGTGAAACCTAGTCAAGATGTTGTCTATGCACCAGCTGATGCTGAAGTGACAATCGTCTTCCCAACAGGGCATGCTTATGGTTTGAAAACAGCAAACGGAGCTGAAATCTTGATTCACGTTGGTATCGACACTGTTTCAATGAACGGTGAAGGATTTGACAAAAAAGTTTCCCAAGGTGACAAGGTGAAAGCGGGCGATGTTCTTGGAACATTTGACTCAAACAAAATCGCTGCAGCTGGACTTGATGATACAACAATGGTTATCGTTACAAATACAGCTGACTACGCTTCAGTAGCTCCAGTCGCAACAGGTTCTGTTGCGAAGGGGGATGCTGTGATCGAAGTGAAAGCTTAA
- a CDS encoding LacI family DNA-binding transcriptional regulator: MVAKLTDVAKLAGVSPTTVSRVINKKGYLSEKTIQKVNEAMRELGYKPNNLARSLQGKSAKLIGLIFPNISNVFYAELIDKLEHQLFKNGYKTIICNSEHDSEKEREYIEMLEANQVDGIISGSHNLGIEDYNRVTAPIISFDRNLSPDIPVVSSDNYAGGVLAAQTLVKTGAHSIIMITGNDNSNSPTGLRHAGFASVLPKAPIINVSSDFSPVRKEMEIKNILTRQKPDAIFASDDLTAILVIKIAQELGISVPEELKVIGYDGTYFIENYYPHLTTIKQPMQEIAQLTVDLLLQKIEGKEVATTGYFLPVTLLPGKSI, translated from the coding sequence ATGGTCGCAAAACTAACTGATGTCGCCAAACTTGCAGGCGTCAGCCCTACTACAGTTTCTCGGGTTATCAATAAAAAAGGTTATCTATCTGAGAAAACCATCCAAAAAGTCAATGAAGCCATGCGGGAATTGGGCTATAAACCCAACAACCTAGCTCGTAGCTTGCAAGGAAAATCAGCTAAGTTAATCGGCTTGATTTTCCCCAATATTTCCAACGTTTTCTATGCAGAATTGATTGATAAATTGGAACACCAACTCTTCAAAAATGGGTACAAGACCATCATCTGTAACAGCGAGCATGATTCTGAGAAGGAACGTGAATACATCGAAATGTTGGAAGCCAATCAGGTGGACGGCATCATTTCTGGTAGTCACAACTTGGGAATCGAAGACTACAATCGCGTGACGGCACCAATTATTTCCTTTGACCGAAACTTGTCACCAGACATTCCTGTCGTTTCCTCTGACAACTATGCTGGTGGGGTTCTTGCTGCCCAGACCTTGGTTAAGACAGGTGCCCATTCTATCATTATGATTACAGGGAATGACAATTCCAATTCGCCAACTGGACTACGCCACGCTGGTTTTGCATCCGTACTCCCTAAAGCACCTATTATCAATGTTTCCAGTGACTTTTCTCCTGTCAGAAAAGAGATGGAAATCAAGAATATCTTGACCCGACAAAAGCCTGATGCCATCTTTGCTTCGGATGATTTGACAGCTATTCTGGTCATTAAAATTGCTCAAGAACTGGGAATTTCTGTTCCTGAAGAGCTCAAGGTTATCGGATACGATGGTACTTACTTTATCGAGAATTACTATCCTCATTTGACAACGATTAAACAACCTATGCAAGAGATTGCCCAACTCACTGTTGATCTCCTCTTGCAAAAGATTGAAGGCAAGGAAGTCGCGACAACCGGTTACTTCTTACCAGTCACCCTATTACCAGGAAAAAGTATTTAA
- a CDS encoding hydroxymethylglutaryl-CoA synthase: MTIGIDKIGFATSQYVLKLQDLAEARGIDPEKLSKGLLLKELSIAPLTEDIVTLAASASDSILTEQERAEIDMVIVATESGIDQSKAAAVFVHGLLGIQPFARSFEIKEACYGATAALHYAKLHVENSPESKVLVIASDIAKYGIETPGEPTQGAGSVAMLITQNPRIMAFNNDNVAQTRDIMDFWRPNYSTTPYVNGVYSTQQYLDSLKTTWLEYQKRYQLTLDDFTAVCFHLPYPKLALKGLKKIMDKSLPQEKKDLLQKHFDQSILYSQKVGNIYTGSLFLGLLSLLENTDSLKAGDKIALYSYGSGAVAEFFSGELVEGYEAYLDKDRLKKLNQRTALSVADYEKVFFEEVDLDETNSAQFTGYENQDFALVEILNHQRRYSKVEK; this comes from the coding sequence ATGACAATCGGTATTGATAAGATTGGTTTTGCGACTAGTCAATATGTCTTGAAATTACAAGACTTAGCAGAAGCAAGGGGAATTGACCCTGAAAAATTAAGTAAAGGACTCTTACTCAAGGAATTGAGCATTGCGCCCCTAACTGAGGACATTGTGACCTTGGCGGCTAGTGCAAGTGACTCTATTTTAACTGAGCAAGAAAGAGCAGAAATTGACATGGTCATTGTGGCTACTGAGTCAGGAATTGACCAGAGTAAGGCTGCGGCAGTCTTTGTGCATGGTTTGTTGGGCATCCAGCCCTTTGCTCGTAGTTTCGAAATTAAAGAAGCCTGCTATGGAGCGACAGCTGCCCTTCATTATGCAAAACTGCATGTGGAAAATTCTCCAGAGTCCAAGGTCTTGGTCATCGCTAGCGATATTGCCAAATATGGTATTGAAACTCCAGGAGAACCAACTCAAGGTGCTGGAAGTGTAGCTATGTTGATCACACAAAATCCACGCATTATGGCTTTTAATAATGATAATGTGGCTCAGACACGTGATATCATGGATTTCTGGCGTCCAAATTATTCTACAACTCCTTATGTAAATGGTGTTTATTCTACCCAACAATATTTGGATAGTTTGAAAACGACCTGGCTTGAATATCAAAAACGCTACCAGCTTACTTTGGATGATTTTACAGCTGTTTGCTTCCACTTGCCTTATCCTAAATTAGCGCTAAAAGGCTTGAAAAAAATCATGGATAAGAGCCTGCCTCAAGAGAAAAAAGACCTCTTGCAAAAGCATTTTGACCAGTCTATTCTCTACAGCCAAAAGGTGGGGAATATCTATACAGGTTCCCTCTTCCTTGGACTTTTGTCTCTCTTGGAAAATACAGATAGCTTGAAGGCTGGGGATAAAATTGCCCTTTATAGTTACGGAAGTGGGGCTGTGGCTGAGTTCTTTAGTGGTGAATTGGTTGAAGGATATGAAGCTTATCTGGATAAAGACCGTTTGAAGAAGCTCAACCAACGAACTGCCCTATCTGTTGCAGACTATGAAAAAGTCTTCTTTGAGGAAGTAGACTTGGATGAAACAAACTCTGCCCAGTTTACTGGCTATGAAAATCAAGATTTTGCCTTGGTTGAAATTCTCAATCACCAACGCCGTTATAGCAAGGTTGAAAAATAA